ATTGTTGATCCCGCTATCCTGGTTGGAAAGAAGCGTACTCCCAGATGGCAGGGCCGGCATTGTCCATTCACCGCATGAAGTGCCGGTGAAGCTCAAAGCCTGGGCGATACCGGACGTAGCCAGCAATAGGGTAGCGGAGAGAGTCGCCGTAGCGGATAATTGAGTCGCCCAAAAGCTAAGTGGTCTCACAAACAAGCACCCTTGACTGAATGCTATCAATTTATAAATTTATAACCATTTTTTTAATTAGCAAAAACACTGAACTTTGGCAAATCTGTACAGAATTTCTAATGAAAGCTCAGGAGATCCCCTGATCTTTATCGCCAGGGAGTAGAAATTTTCGCTTTATTGAAAAAGCCAGCCTTAGATATCTCAAAATATCTAAGCACTGGCTCAATAAAACGGCATTGTAAACGAGCAGCTTCTTTTAGGGAGCGAGGGCGTTGCCCCGCAGTAAGCTACCAATTGTCTTGGCAGTAATTTTCATCTGAATCAGAGGGTTAGCCGGCACCACCGTTTTGTACAAATAGCTATCAAACGTCATCTTCTGCACATCGCGATCAGCGCACATTTCCACGAACGCTTCGCGGGTGGCGTCAGAACGATAAAAGACGGTTTGCAGAATGTCGAGCACCTTGTAGGTGAGTCCGTACTTCTTATCCCACTGCTTCAGGTACTGCTTGAGATCGTCTTCCGTCGGAATGCGAGTGCCACCGTTGGAAGCTTGCACAATGGTTTCAGCACACATCCGGGCAGACTTGGCGGCAAAATAAATGCCTTCGCCCGAAGACTTGGTCACCGTACCGGCAGCATCGCCAACGAGGGCAACGCGACCCCGGACGCGACGAGGACGGGGGTGTTCAGGGATGGGGTGAGCTTCCACCTTGATAATTTCACCACCGACAAGACGATGTGCGGCGCGGGCGCGAATACCGGCTTGTAACTTTTTAATTTGGGCTTGGTTAACTTTCATCGTGCCGGTGCCAACGGCAACGTGGTCGTATTTGGGGAACACCCAAGCGTAAAAGTCGGGGGAGACATCGTTCCCCACATACATTTCCGCCCGATCTTGGTAGTAGTCCATCATGTGATCTGGAAGGCGAATGCGTTCTTGGAACGCGATCGCATAGTTATAATCTCCAGCATCGATGGCCTTGGCAACACGGGAATTTGCCCCATCAGCGCCGATCACAAGATCCGCTTTCAGGGATTTCATTGTCCCTTCCAAGCTACCATCCGAGTGATCGGCATAGTGCAGGGTATAGGGATCGGTATTGTTAGTGGGGATATCAAGTTTATGAACCGTACCGTTGATCAGTTTTGCCCCCAAAGTGGCAGCCCGATCGCGCATAAATCCATCCATGATTTCGCGCCGGCACATCCCGATATATTCTTCTTCTTTTTCTATGTTGATATCGACCTCTATATTCGATGGTGAGATCATCTTCATTTTTCTCACCCGCCGGTCAATGATATGCGGCGGCAGGTCAAACTCACTCACCATACACAGCGGAATCGCACCGCCGCAGGGCTTAGCATTGTCTAGCTTGCGCTCAAATAGAAAAGTTTCAATCCCAGCTTTTGCAAGCGTTTCAGCGGCAGAGGAACCCGCTGGCCCAGATCCAACAATAGCAACCCGTAATACCAAAGGTCGTCTCCCAATCTATTACGATTACAAGGTGTGATGGTATCACGGACTTTTGGTTCGATTACCCACCTTGCCCCAGAATTGCGCCAATTTGAAACACTGCTTAACAAACACCGGCAACAAAGCTTCATATCTCGCGGTTAACCCGGTGAGTTGTTATAGTCTTTTTACTCTAAGCAGTCCATTTATGATATAAATCTACAGTAAGTACATGGTTAAACCGTAGTATGGCAATTCGGGCCATTCTTTGGATGTTAGATTTAAGCGCCCAGACTCAAAGCGATGCGCCCGTCTGTCGGGAAAATGCGCCCGCGCCCGCCCGGACAAAGGGGAAACCAAGAGCGATCTCGCATATTAGCAACTGACCGCATTGA
Above is a genomic segment from Microcoleus sp. FACHB-68 containing:
- the chlP gene encoding geranylgeranyl reductase yields the protein MVLRVAIVGSGPAGSSAAETLAKAGIETFLFERKLDNAKPCGGAIPLCMVSEFDLPPHIIDRRVRKMKMISPSNIEVDINIEKEEEYIGMCRREIMDGFMRDRAATLGAKLINGTVHKLDIPTNNTDPYTLHYADHSDGSLEGTMKSLKADLVIGADGANSRVAKAIDAGDYNYAIAFQERIRLPDHMMDYYQDRAEMYVGNDVSPDFYAWVFPKYDHVAVGTGTMKVNQAQIKKLQAGIRARAAHRLVGGEIIKVEAHPIPEHPRPRRVRGRVALVGDAAGTVTKSSGEGIYFAAKSARMCAETIVQASNGGTRIPTEDDLKQYLKQWDKKYGLTYKVLDILQTVFYRSDATREAFVEMCADRDVQKMTFDSYLYKTVVPANPLIQMKITAKTIGSLLRGNALAP